The genomic interval AAAAGGATCTTGTCTCCGTATGATTTAGTAACATTATTCGCTTCAATCACGACATTACCCAATCTGGGCCCTGCCGGGATAAACAGCTCCAGTTTGTCTTCTCTTTCTTTAGAGTCTTCTGAGGCCAGTTTATCATAGTTGGATAAACGTGCTTTAGATTTTGCATGTCTGGCTTTTGGTGCCATACGAACCCATTCCAGCTCACGCTCCAATGTTTTCTGACGTTTGCTCTCTGTTTTTTCTTCTTGTGATAAACGTTTTGCTTTCTGATCTAACCATGAGGAGTAATTACCTTTCCATGGAATACCTTCTCCGCGGTCAAGTTCAAGAATCCATCCTGCCACATTATCAAGGAAGTATCTATCGTGGGTTACAGCGATAACTGTTCCTTTGTAATCTTTCAGGAATTGCTCCAGCCAGTCGATACTTTCTGCATCAAGGTGATTGGTTGGCTCATCCAGTAATAGCACATCCGGCTCTTGTAATAGTAAACGGCACATCGCTACACGACGGCGCTCACCTCCTGATAAAACACCAATTTTAGTGTCAGGATCAGGACAACGTAAAGCGTCCATTGCACGTTCCAGTTTATTGTCAAGCTCCCATGCGTTTACTGCATCAATTTTGTCCTGCAGTTCGCCTTGCTTGGTCATCAGTTTATCCATGGCATCTGCATCTTCATAAACTTCAGGCAAACCGAATTGCTCATTGATAGATTCGTATTCTTTCAGAATAGCCGTGATTTCTGCAACGCCTTCTTCTACAACTTCACGAACAGTTTTGTTCTCATCAAGTTCTGGTTCCTGTGCAAGGTAACCAACAGTATAACCTGGTGAGAATACAACTTCACCCTGAAATGCTTTGTCAATTCCTGCAAT from Pedobacter sp. WC2423 carries:
- the ettA gene encoding energy-dependent translational throttle protein EttA, coding for MDEKIIFSMAGVNKIYPPQKQVLKNIYLSFFYGAKIGVIGLNGSGKSSVLKIIAGIDKAFQGEVVFSPGYTVGYLAQEPELDENKTVREVVEEGVAEITAILKEYESINEQFGLPEVYEDADAMDKLMTKQGELQDKIDAVNAWELDNKLERAMDALRCPDPDTKIGVLSGGERRRVAMCRLLLQEPDVLLLDEPTNHLDAESIDWLEQFLKDYKGTVIAVTHDRYFLDNVAGWILELDRGEGIPWKGNYSSWLDQKAKRLSQEEKTESKRQKTLERELEWVRMAPKARHAKSKARLSNYDKLASEDSKEREDKLELFIPAGPRLGNVVIEANNVTKSYGDKILFENLSFSLPPAGIVGIVGPNGAGKTTLFRLITEQETPDEGTFRVGETVALGYVDQMHNDLDGNKTVYENITDGLDNIMLGNKSVSGRAYVSKFNFNGGDQQKKVGILSGGERNRVHLAITLKKGANVLLLDEPTNDIDVNTLRALEEALENFGGCAVVISHDRWFLDRICTHILAFEGNSQVYFFEGNYSDYEENRKKRLGDVTPHRIRYKKLG